aaaatgcggcgtggtacgtgtccatgaTAACTTTAATAACTCAGAACACGAGAAAATACCAAAAGAACAAAGTGCAAGGAAAGAAATGAAAATCGAAACGGTCCCGTATGGTGCAAACACAGAAACGGTCCCGTATGGTGCAAACAACAGAAACGATCCCGTATGGTGCAAACACAGAAACGGTCCCGTATGGTGCAAACACAGAAACGgaaaacatagaacaacacatagaatacccaccccaactcacgccctgaccaaactaaaaatagagacataaaaaaggaactaaggtcaggacgtgacacagtAAAatactccatcatactgtcaattatgatgcattgtgggaaaatgtGGCTGTATTTTGAATGTTACTGTAATTCcaccccacagaatacagtacaACAACGTATGTTTAAGTGCCAAAAACCTTTTGACCACAAGTgggtgcatggtattgttgtttttGGCTCTATATTGGAGGCTATATTGGAGAATACTGTACCAATTGATCTCCTATATGGTAAAAGTGTCCCATCACTAAAACATGGAGACAGGAAGTATTTTCCCATGTCCTTTTGTTCTGTTATGCCCTGTAGCTACCAGTTTCAAAGCCTTTGTTACGGCCTTTAGATAAAGTGATACAAAACACCACATATTCATTAATATGCTGTAAGGTACAGTGCCctttgaaagtattcagacctcttgactttttccacattttgttacgttacaggcttattctaaaattgattaaattgttgttttttcttctcatcaatctacacacaagaccccataatgacatcacaataccccataatgacatcacaataccccataatgacatcacaataccccataatgacatcacaataccccataatgacaaagcaaaaagtagtttttagaaatgtttgctaatttattaaaagtAAGCAAatgaaaaatcacatttacataagtattcagaccctttactcagtactttgttgaaacacctttggcagcgatgacaGCCATGAGTCTTcatgagtatgacgctacaagcttggcacacctgtatttggggagtttctcccatccttctctgcagatcctctcaagctctgtcaggttggatggggagaattGCTGCACAGCAATTTCAGGTCTCCtgagagatgttcgatcgggttcaagcctgggctctggctgggccacccaaggactttcagagatttgtcccgaagccactcctgcgttgtcttggctgtgtgcttaaggtcattatccttttggaaggtgaaccgtcaccccagtctgaggtcctgagcattctggggtaggttttcatcaaagatctctctgtactttgcttggttcatttttgcctcaatcctgacttgtctcgcagtccctgctgctgaaaatgcCACCaacatgtttcaccgtagggatggtgccaggtttcctccagacatgatgtggccaccaccatgcttcaccgtagggatggtgccaggtttcctccagatgtgacgcttgggatccaggccaaagagttcaatattgggttcatcagaccagagaatcttgattctcatggtctgagagtctttaggtgccttttggaaaactccaaaaggcctgtcatgtgccttttaatgaggaggggcttccgtctggccactctaccatgaaggcctaatttgtggagtactgcagaggtggttgtccttctgaaagtttctcccatctccacataggaactctggagctctgtcggagtgaccatcgggttcttggtcacctccctgaccaatgcacttctcccccgattgctcagtttggtcggagtccagctctaggaagattcttggcggttccaaacttcttccatttaagaatgatggaggccactgtgatctTAGGGACctgcaatgctgcagaaatgttttggaacccttccccagatctgttccttgacacaatcctgtctcaaagctctacggacaattcctttaacttcacggcttggtttttgctctgacatgcactgtcaactgtgggaccttatatagacaggtatgagcctttccaaataatttccaattaattgaattaaccacaggtggactccaatcaagttgtagaaacatttcaaggatggatcaatggaaacaggatgcaactgagctcaatttcgattctcatagcaaagggtctgaatacttatgtaaataagctatattcggttgtaatacatttgcacacatttctaaaagcctgttttcactttgtcattgtggggtattttctgtagattgctgaggaatattttttattttatcaattttagaataagcctgtaacgtaacaaaatgtggaaaaagtcaaagtgtctgaatactttccgaaggcactttaTGAACACTTTACCTAGCACCCAACCTCCTTGCACCAATCCCTTAATTTCAGtaaagctaaatgccttttatgcctgtttcgagacaagcaacactgaactatgcatgagagcaccatctGTTCCGGCTCTGTGATCTCGCTTTCAGTGGCCGATGTGCATAAGACCATTAAATAGGTTAACATGATGAgctacccccaggtggtgagggtaggcagcaACACATCCTCCACGGtgaccctcaacatgggggcaCTTCAGGGGTGTGTTGTTAGTaccctcatgtactccctgttcacccatgactgtggctgtgcatgactccaacaccatcatcaagtttgtagaCGACACAATGGTGATaggactgatcaccgacaatgatgagacagcctatagggaagaggccAGAGACGTGGCAGTGTggggccaggacaacaacctctcccacaatgtcagaaagacaaaggagctgatcgtggactacaggaaacggaagAGTTAGCACGCCGACATCGACATTGATGGGGTTGTAGTGGTGTGGGTGGAGAGCTTCAAGTTCGTTGGTGTCCAACTCAATAAAGAATTAACAtagtccacacacacccacacagttgtaaagagggcacgacagtGCATCTTccctctcaggaggctgaagagatttggcatgggccctcagatcctcaaaaagttctatagctgcaccattgagagcatcttgactgggtGCATCGCCACTTAGTATGGCAACTGCAAAGCATCTGaccactacagaggatagtgtgTACAGCTCAATACATAACTTGGGCCAAGCTCGCTGCCATCCAGGGCTtttatatcaggcggtgtcagagaaaggcccaaaCAATGTTCAATGACTCCAGCCAAGccatagaatgttctctctgctaccgcagaactaacaggaccctaaagagcttctacccctaagccataagactgcttaaCAAGACTGCttaacaagactgctaaatagctaatcacatgactacctgcattgacccaTTTTTACACTAACTCTCTTGCACTGATTCTATGTACACACAGTACATTACCCACAAACACCCAAATACTTACACTGATAtcccaacgcacacacacacacacacacacacacacacacacacacacacacacacacacacacacacacacacacacacacacacacacacacacacacacacacacacacacacacacacacacacacacacacaaacacactcacacgtaCATTCacactcatcacatatgctgctgctactgtctattatccatcctgttgcctagttactttacccctactACCTCAATTgcttcatacccctgcacatcaactcagtactattacaccctgtatatagacacgttattacctcagacccctgcacatcaactcagtactgttacaccctgtatatagacatgttattacttcatacccctgcacatcaactcagtactgttacaccctgtatatagacacgtTATTaattcatacccctgcacatcaactcagtactgttacaccctgtatatagacatgttattacttcatacccctgcacatcaactcagtactgttacaccctgtatatagacacgtTATTaattcatacccctgcacatcaactcagtactgttacaccctgtatatagacatgttattacttcatacccctgcacatcaactcagtactgttactccctgtatatagacatgttattacttcatacccctgcacatcaactcagtactgttactccctgtatatagacatgttattacttcatacccctgcacatcaactcagtactgttactccctgtatatagacacgtTATTaattcatacccctgcacatcaactcagtactgttacaccctgtatatagacatgttattacttcatacccctgcacatcaactcagtactgttactccctgtatatagacatgttattacttcatacccctgcacatcaactcagtactgttactccctgtatatagacacgtTACTtttactcgttattgttattcactattcactgtgtatttattcttcATGTCACTATTTCaatttgttttattattatttttaatcttAACTTTGCATTtccgttagtctacacctgttgttttacgaagcatgtgacaagtaAACATTTAATTAGATTTTGATTTGACGTTGAAAATTCTTTAAAATACAAACCTCACCCTTCAATGAATTTCcttcatccattcattcattcattcatttcaatTACAGTAGCATGCACCTTCTGTTACAGTATAATATAGTCAATTTCCCTGTATTGTACTGTCATTACATAGTACTTGTTTTATGCCGTATTTATGTTACAGTAGGCGTACTGTAATTTAAAATACAGACTGTTAACCGGCCTGTAAGTTACTGTCAAATTCACAGCAAGacctttacagtgtgtgtgtagtgaactACATTATTCCAGTAGCAAACGGTCACAAACCTGCCAGTAGATTTGGTGGTGGACGGCTGAACAAAAACAGAGTACCGGATATTGTCTCAAACTTTTTTTGTATTTCCAATACTGAGGTGTCGTTCCTCAGATTACATTACTGCTGAGTAGGCCTTGTTTTCAAAGGACTATATGAAATCAAATCAATATAGGAAGATGAAAACTAGAACTCTGTGTAGAGCACAGGGGTCAGTCTTGTTGAGACCACAACTCTAGACAGGGGATCTTCTTATCCAGGCCTTGATGAAGTCTGAAGTGCTGCTGGTTTGTTCATCCTTCCCCTCTAAACAGAGACTGATTCACACAAAGGACACAGGGGAGTGGACTCTCTCGCCAAACAATGACTTTGATCAATAATTTTTTTGTGTCTCTGTTGCTCATGTCTGCATCCTCTGATCATGTCATGATACCAAAATATAGTTTGAAGAAGAAAATAAAGCAACATTTTTCTATTCAACTTCAATTTTCCTCCAAGATTGGCGTTATGTTTTTTTTCTCTTATCCTACACTATCCATATATTGGATTCTAGTCGCTCTGCTGTTCCCTCTGAGAGCTGTGTAGACTGccagggggtgggggtggggggggggggggtgacaatGTGAGAAGCTACCGTACAAAACAGTGACAGCTTACTCTGGCATTCCCTTTTGGTTGTCAATTATAAGTGACTGGcaatctggattttttttcttccccaCCGTAGTTTGCAAACGTGTGCCGGGTCATTCACAATCTCACTTCATTAAAAGGTTTGTCTAGAAATAGGAAATGTAATATGGTGAGCGCTGCAAGTTGTGTTTAGCCTTTATGAACATGCCCTTGACATTCTCTTCGTATTAGTTGTATGTGAAGACTTTGTTGGCAAGTTACGGGCATCTCGGCAAGGTACGGCCAAACAACCCTGTCAAGCACTTACTTGTAGAATAATTCTGTCTCTTTGGTGAAGTAAAAGTTTGTACAATAACAAAATGAAATGTCAGTTCCGTTAATTACAGTCTAGGCAATAAGAAGTGGTTCTTCACTGTAGTTACAATGATAAGACGGGAGACCAGTGAAACATAACTTTTCATCACACCCACTCACTCTAACAAGCCGTAGCATATTAGAGAGGCAGAGCTACGACTCCCCTTATTGATCCGCTGGGCTGGTGATAAATGAAGAGGTGAACACGGACGATTAAGTGAACTGAAATCGTTTAAAGGGTGTGTTGATAAATAGAGTCATTAGAGAAAAGAACATTCATCAGAGGCGGCAAAGGGAGGAGCTGGATAAACATGTACCTAGCGGTCAAATCCTTGTTGCTCTACTCTCACcgaacaaaaaaatataaactcaacatgtaaagtgttggtcccatgtttcatgagctgaaataaaagattccagaacttttccatacgcacaaaaagcttatttctctcaaaatttgtgcacaattttttttgcatccctgttagtgagcattttatcctttgtcaagataatctatcgacctgacaggtgtggcatatcaagaagctgattaaacagcgtgatcattacacaggtgcaccttgtgctggggacaacattccactctaaaatgtgcagttgtcgtCACACAACAATGccaaagatgtctcaagttttgagggagtgtgcaattggcatgctgactacaggaatgtgcaccagagcttttgccagataATTGTATGATaataccataagccgcctccaacgtcgttttggagaatttggcagtactttcaaccggcctcacaaccacagaccatgtgtaaccacgccagcccaggacctccacatccagcttcttcacctgcgggatcgccagaggggggaggaggggtacAGAGGAGTATTTCTGTTTGTCATAAAGCCCCTTTGTgggcattctgattggctgggactggctccccagtgggtcgactttcaagtgggtgggcctatgccctcccaggaccACACAGGCTATGCCCCTGCCGTCATCAAATACATAGattgggcctaatttatttacttcaattgactgatttcattatatgaattgtaactcagcaaaatctttgaaattgctgcATGTCGCGTTTAtactttttgttcagtatattagaAGTAAATAAAGAGAAGAGCAGAAAAGGTTTTCTTCATAATTCTACCCCCTTCCCCTCAGACTGTGCTCCTTTCTTGACACCCCACAAagtaactgtagtaacagcaTCATTACTGAAAGATTCAACTATTTCTTAAAGACATACCGTACCATTTTTTCCACACGTAGAAGAGGGCACCACACTGCATAATCTCTGTTGCCTACAGTTATGTCAAACGACTCCTTTTGCTTTGGAGGTTGCGTTGCCATTTCTTACAAAACTATGCAGGCAAAATACCAGATGGTTGGAATTAGTATCAGGGATGCAGAAATATTCCCAATCCAATCATTTATTTAATAATAAGCAGCATTAGTGATTAAAGAATATTCCCATACTCTAAaaaatgctgggttgtttggttgacccaactgATGGTTTGCAGGTGTtgggtcacttagttgggttgtttggttgacccaactgctggTTTGCAGGTGTtgggtcacttagttgggttgttttcttttaaaactgctgggttgtttggttgacccaactgctggTTTGCAGGTGTtgggtcacttagttgggttgtttggttgacccaactgctggTTTGCAGGTGTtgggtcacttagttgggttgttttcttttaaaactgctgggttgtttggttgacccaactgctggTTTGCAGGTGTtgggtcacttagttgggttgttttcttttaaaactgctgggttgtttggttgacccaactgctggATTATTGAGATGTGATCCAGCGGGTCAGATTAGAAGACTGGAGTCGGAGTCTAGTAGGGACGTGGCGTTCAGATAGTTGTTTTTAGCTACCCATTAGAGTAAATGTCTTTCCTGTTAATCTGTTCTGTTGTATAGTTCTTACATGTTATGGTTGACATTTTCATACCGCCAATGAAGTTTTAAAAAGTGTATGTAAATCACATAGCTGTGATACAGTAAGGTGGTATACCTTACCATATGTATTAAATCATCTTCATATTATATATGCATGTGTAAAATGCCCAAAATGTAAAGAACATTTTAAATTTGCATCATGGGAACTTAACATGAggaacaggaatgacatttactctcacggGTGGCCAATAAGAGCTAGCTGAAAGACATTCCCCTAATAAACCATGTGTCCTGAAGATAACCTAAGGATTACATAAAAAAATACCCAATTGATGACTAAATCAACCCATGTTTGAGTAATCCCAAAGACTCAAAGTGCTGGGTCAGAATAACCCAACGTGTTCTGTACACCATTTAAGCAGCCCTGGGTTATTCACGCAACCCATCCGGCTGGGTCAGAATAACCCAACGTTTTCTGTCCACCATTTAAGCAGCCCTGGGTTACCAAATCATCCAAATAGGGTTGTTTCTAGATGATCATGTTTTAGAGTGCAGTCCCATCATGTGACTCAGAGGACAGTCGTGCTGACGGTAATGATAGGGTAGTTACAAGGTGGGGTTAAGTGCTGTCTTTGTAAAGATATTGCCTAATAGCCGTATAACAGGGGGATAAGGGCGGTTAAACATGATCAAAGCAGGGTCACTATGTAGGGGGCAGGGATTAACATGACTGGGCCCTACGGAGGGGGGAGTGACTgagcactatacagtatataaacacaAAGGGCCAGAGAGTGATTATGAGCTAAACTGGCTAGAATGGAGGGATAATAAGTCGTTTTTTAAAGATGTTCAATGGGCTCACGCTCTGAGACACAGGCTGGATGGTGGCTGGGTCAACAGTGGGTTTCCTCACCATGTGAGGGTAAATGTGGAGTCAGTTTCTTTGTCTATATGTAATTGACTTTGTGTAACTAAATGAAACTAAACTGACATTTTTAAATTCATTTTAAATTgactttttttttgtccattagtTGGTTCATCCATCTATTCACACATTTTCTAAAGACACTTCTGATCATACATTCTATAAACAATCGCATTTGGCAACACAATTTCCACCCTAAGCTGTCTAAACCTGACTGGCTCCCTGGAGAGAAACCTTACCATCTTACTCTAccttgtgtgtgcctgtgtgtgtgtgtgtgtgtgtgtgtgtgcccgcgtTGGGATATCAGTGTaagtatttacacacacacacacacacacacacacacacacacacacacacacacacacacacacacacacacacacacacacacacacaaaaaattgTAAACAAACAAAAGCCCAGGGGAAAGCATATGAATCTATTTAAACACGGTTGTTTTCATGAATTCAAATTTTGGGTATTTTGTTGGGCATGAATTACGTTTCTAAAAGCTTAGTACATAAATAAAGCTTCATGAATGTTAAACGACATGCAAATGGGATGGATAGAGGCTTTTCTTTCTTCCTTTGTCTTTGCTGACAGGGGTGGGAGACAATGTTAATTTCTCTGGTTTTCATGCATTAATTAATTCATGCAGGCATTCATTCCCACGGTATTTTGTTAAATGTTGGCGAAATATTTGTGACTTCTAATTAACCTTCCAAATCTATTATGAAATGGTCGTGAAGGCTGATAAGAGAAGAGATTTTATTCTTGAAAGAATTTGTGACTAGATTTTTGAttttgaaaagagagagagacagagagagagagacagagagagagagagagagagagagagagagagagagagagagagttaccctGGAGCACACAAATAATTACACATACCTCGgtctaaacatcagcaccacaggtaacttccacaaggcTGCAAATGAtctaagagacaaggcaagaagagccttcttcttctcctgccaaatgtatgaccatactagagacacatatttccctcagattacaaaaacccacaaagaattcgaaaacaaatcacaTTTTTCACAAACTCCTGTATCTAGTAGGTGAAATATTGCAGTGTGCAAACCCAGCAGCAAAATGTGTGCCTTACCGACTGTAACGGcagatctcctcttcgtctgaagaggagtaaggatcggaccaagacgcagcgtggtaagtgtccatattgtttttaataaagacaaatGAATACTTGAACAAAAACAAATGATAACATGAAATCTACAAaaaccaaaacagtaccgtgtggcgacaaccactcacacggaaacaaacacccacaaaccaacagtgaaacccaggctacctatgtatgattctcaatcagagacaactaatgacacctgcctctgattgagaaccatactaggccgaaacagaaaccaaacatagaaaaacaaacatagactgcccaccccaactcacgccctgaccataataaataaagacaaaacaaaggaaataaaggtcagaacgtgacagtacctcccccctcccaaaggtgcggactccggccgcaaaacctgaacctataggggagggtctgggtgggcgtctgtccgcggtggcggctctggcgtgggacgtggaccccacttcaccacagtTTTTGTCCGCCTCCTCAACCGCCCCCGTGGCCTCTTATGAGCGGCGACCCTTGCCGACGACCtccgactggggaccctagccatGGGTCccaaatggacgggagattccggcagcgccggacggatgggagactccggcagcgccggacaggcgggagactccggcagttccggagtgaagggcgattccctgcatcgcctggctgactgacggctctggcagctcctggctggctaaCGGCTCTGGCAGCGCCTGGCTGGCtgaaggctctggcagctcctggctgactgacggctctggcagctcctgactggctggcggctctggcagctccaggCAGGctggtggctctggcagctcctggctggctgacagcTCTGGAGGCTCCTGgatgactggcggctctggaggctcctggctgactggcggctctggcggctcaggacagactggcggctctggtggctcaggacagactggcggctctggcggctcaggacagactggcggctctggaggctcaggacagccgggagactctggcggctcaggtcagacgggagactctggcggctcaggtcagacgggagactctggcagctcaggacagacgggagactctggcggctcaggacagatgggacactggcggctcaggacagacgggagactctggcggctcaggacagacgggagactctggcggctcaggacaggaggaaggctttggcagcgctggacaggtgggagcacctgtaggcagaagacggagagacagcctggtgcgggggggctgccaccggagtgctggtgcgtggaggtggcactggatagaccggaccgtgcaggtgcactggagctcttgagcaccgagcctgcccaaccttacctggttgaatgctcccggtagccaggccagtgcggcgaggtggattAGCCCACaatgggctgtgctggcgaactggGGACACCAtacgtaaggctggtgccattatatgccggcccgaggagacacactggagaacagatgcgtagagccggcttcatggcacctggctcgatgcccactctagcccggccgatacaaggagctggaatgtaccgcaccaggctatgcacacgcactggGAAAactgtgcgctccaccgcataacacggtgcctgcccggtccctctcgctctccggtaagc
This DNA window, taken from Oncorhynchus nerka isolate Pitt River linkage group LG23, Oner_Uvic_2.0, whole genome shotgun sequence, encodes the following:
- the LOC135564048 gene encoding uncharacterized protein LOC135564048 yields the protein MRLTLTQPVSSQLQDQPVSSQPQYQPFSSQPQYQPFSSQPHQPQYQPFSSQPQYQPFSSQPQYQPFSSQPQDQPSASSPSTSPSAASHSTSPSAASPSTSPSAASPKPPVSQEPPEPPVIQEPPELSASQELPEPPACLELPEPPASQELPEPSVSQELPEPSASQALPEPLASQELPEPSVSQAMQGIALHSGTAGVSRLSGAAGVSHPSGAAGISRPFGTHG